One part of the Salvelinus fontinalis isolate EN_2023a chromosome 4, ASM2944872v1, whole genome shotgun sequence genome encodes these proteins:
- the LOC129854423 gene encoding importin-7: MDPNVLIEALRGTMDPNLREAAERQLNEGHTQVNFVSALLQVTMSDQLDLPVRQAGVIYLKNMVTQHWSEGDGTSTETPVNNIPEEDRQFIRDNIVEAIIHSPERIRVQLTTCIHHMIKHDYPGKWTAIVDKIGFYLQSDNSAGWLGILLCLYQLVKNYEYKKPDERSPLVAAMQIFMPMLKDRFIQLLPDPSSESVLVQKQIFKILYALFQYNLPLELINRQNLTEWMEILKTVVDRDVPPETLQVDEDERPELPWWKCKKWALHILARLFERYGSPGNTTKEYTEFADLFLKGYAVAAQQVLLKVLYQYKEKQYVAPRVLQQTLNYINQGIAHAVTWKNLKPHIQGIIQDVVFPLMCYTDSDQELWEEDPYEYIRMKFDVFEDFISPTTAAQTLLFTSCNKRKEVLQKTMGFCYQILTEPTSDPRKKDGALHMIGSLAEILLKKKVYKDQMEFMLQNHVFTLFRSELGYMRARACWVLHYFCEVKFKSDQNLQTALELTRLCLINDNEMPVKVEAAIALQVLISNQEKAKEYITPFIRPVMQALLHIVRETENDDLTNVIQKMICEYSEEVTPIAVEMTQHLAMTFNQVIQTGPDEEGGDDKAVTAMGILNTIDTLLSVVEDHKEITQQLEGICLQVIGTVLQQHVLEFYEEILSLAHSLTCQQVSQQMWQLLPLVFEVFQQDGFDYFTDMMPLLHNYVTVDTDTLLSDTKYLEIIYSMCKKVLTGDPGEDPECHAAKLLEVVILQCKGRGIDQVVPLFVAAALERLTREVKTSELRTMCLQVAIAALYYSPPLLLNTLENLRFPNNTEPITNHFISQWLKDVDCFLGLHDRKICVLGLCALIDLEQRPQAVNQVAGQLLPAAILLFNGLKRAYACQAENENEDEDDDEDGEEDEENVELGSDEDDIDEEGQEYLEMLAKHAGEDGDDEDWDEDDAEETALEGYTTAVDDEDNLVDEYQIFKAILQNIQTRDPAWYQALTQTLDEEQGKHLHDIGTLADQRRAAHESKMIEKHGGYKFTVPEVVPTNFNFGGNAPGMN; encoded by the exons ATGGATCCTAACGTATTGATCGAGGCCCTTCGGGGTACCATGGACCCAAACTTGCGTGAGGCCGCGGAGAGACAGCTGAACGAG GGTCACACCCAGGTGAATTTTGTGTCTGCTCTGCTGCAAGTCACCATGTCTGATCAGTTAGATTTGCCCGTCAGACAAGCAG GGGTGATCTACCTAAAGAACATGGTGACCCAGCACTGGAGCGAGGGGGACGGCACCAGCACGGAGACGCCTGTCAATAACATcccagaggaggacaggcagTTCATCCGTGACAACATCGTGGAGGCCATCATCCACTCCCCCGAGCGCATCAG AGTGCAGCTGACAACATGCATCCACCACATGATTAAACACGACTACCCCGGCAAGTGGACAGCCATCGTGGACAAGATTGGCTTCTACCTGCAGTCAGATAACAGCGCCGGCTGGCTGGGCATCCTGCTCTGCCTCTACCAGCTGGTTAAAAACTACGA GTACAAGAAGCCGGACGAGCGCAGTCCTCTGGTGGCGGCCATGCAGATCTTCATGCCCATGCTAAAGGACCGCTTCATCCAGCTGCTCCCTGACCCCTCCAGTGAGTCTGTCCTGGTGCAAAAACAGATCTTCAAGATCCTCTACGCCCTCTTCCAg TATAACCTCCCCCTGGAGCTGATCAACCGACAGAACCTGACGGAGTGGATGGAGATCCTGAAGACAGTGGTAGACAGAGACGTGCCTCCG GAGACCTTGCAGGTGGATGAGGACGAGAGACCTGAGCTGCCCTGGTGGAAGTGTAAGAAGTGGGCCCTCCACATTCTGGCCAGGCTCTTCGAGAG GTATGGCAGCCCAGGCAACACTACCAAAGAGTACACAGAGTTTGCCGATCTCTTCCTCAAGGGATACGCAGTGGCAGCACAACAG GTGCTGCTGAAGGTCTTATATCAGTACAAAGAGAAGCAATACGTGGCTCCCAGAGTCCTCCAGCAGACACTCAACTATATTAACCAGGGAATCGCACACGCTGTCACCTGGAAGAACCTGAAGCCACATATCCAGGGCATCATTCAGGATGTGGTTTTCCCCCTCATGTGCTACACGGACAGTGACCAGGAGTTGTGGGAGGAGGACCCATACGAGTACATTCGCATGAAGTTTG ATGTGTTCGAGGATTTCATCTCTCCCACCACGGCTGCCCAGACCCTGCTTTTCACCTCCTGCAACAAGAGGAAAGAA GTTCTTCAGAAGACCATGGGCTTCTGTTATCAGATCCTCACTGAGCCCACCTCTGACCCCAGGAAGAAGGACGGAGCGCTGCACATGATTGGCTCTCTGGCTGAAATCCTGCTCAAG AAAAAGGTCTATAAAGACCAGATGGAGTTCATGCTGCAGAACCACGTCTTCACTCTGTTCCGTAGTGAGCTGGGCTATATGAGAGCCAGA GCCTGTTGGGTCCTGCATTACTTCTGTGAGGTCAAGTTTAAGAGTGACCAGAACCTGCAGACAGCCCTGGAGCTGACCCGCCTCTGCCTGATCAACGACAACGAGATGCCTGTTAAAGTGGAGGCAGCCATCGCCCTGCAGGTCCTCATCAGCAACCAGGAGAAAG CCAAAGAGTATATCACTCCCTTCATCCGGCCTGTGATGCAGGCCCTCCTGCACATTGTGCGTGAAACGGAGAACGATGACCTCACTAACGTGATCCAGAAGATGATCTGCGAGTACAGCGAAGAGGTCACGCCCATCGCCGTGGAGATGACACAGCACttg GCGATGACCTTCAACCAGGTCATCCAGACGGGGCCTGACGAGGAGGGAGGGGACGACAAGGCGGTGACAGCCATGGGCATCCTCAACACTATCGACACACTGCTCAGTGTGGTGGAGGACCACAAAGAG ATCACCCAGCAGCTGGAGGGTATATGTCTGCAGGTGATTGGCACCGTCTTGCAGCAGCACGTCCTGG AGTTCTACGAGGAGATCCTGTCTCTGGCACACAGCCTGACCTGCCAGCAGGTGTCCCAACAGATGTGGCAGCTCCTCCCCTTGGTGTTCGAGGTCTTCCAGCAGGATGGCTTTGACTACTTCACAG ACATGATGCCTCTCCTTCACAACTACGTCACGGTTGACACAGACACTCTCCTGTCTGACACTAAATACCTGGAGATAATCTACAGCATGTGCAAGAAG GTTCTGACTGGCGATCCAGGTGAGGATCCAGAGTGTCATGCAGCCAAGCTGTTGGAGGTGGTTATTCTGCAGTGCAAAGGGCGCGGAATTGATCAG GTTGTTCCCTTGTTTGTggcggctgcgctggagaggctGACGAGGGAGGTGAAGACCAGTGAGCTGAGGACCATGTGTCTGCAAGTGGCCATCGCAGCCCTGTACTACAGCCCTCCTCTGCTGCTCAACACACTGGAGAACCTGCGCTTCCCAAACAACACTGAGCCCATCACCAACCACTTCATCTCCCAGTGGCTCAAAGACGTTGACTGCTTCCTGGG GCTCCACGATAGGAAGATCTGCGTGCTTGGCCTGTGTGCTCTCATTGACTTGGAGCAGAGGCCCCAGGCTGTCAACCAGGTGGCCGGCCAACTGCTTCCCGCAGCCATCCTGCTCTTCAACGGCCTCAAGAGGGCCTACGCCTGTCAAGCGGAGAACGAGAATgaggatgaagatgatgatgaagatggagaggaggatgaggagaatg TCGAGCTGGGCAGTGATGAGGATGACATTGATGAGGAGGGCCAGGAGTACTTGGAGATGCTGGCCAAGCATGCAGGAGAGGATGGGGATGATGAGGACTGGGATGAGGACGACGCAGAGGAGACTGCACTGGAGGGCTACACTACAGCTGTAGATGATGAAGACAACCTGGTGGATGAATACCAGATCTTCAAGGCCATACTACAGA ATATTCAGACCCGTGACCCAGCATGGTACCAGGCACTCACACAAACCCTTGATGAGGAACAAGGAAAACACCTGCATGACATTGGCACACTTGCCGACCAGAGACGGGCAGCACATG AATCCAAAATGATCGAGAAGCACGGCGGATACAAGTTCACAGTGCCAGAAGTGGTGCCAACTAATTTCAACTTTGGAGGCAACGCTCCAGGAATGAATTGA